The DNA window CGTCTGACTGCAAAAAATAATCGTCCGTAGAACAAATCACATAACGTGTTTCATCCCCACCAACTAATTCTTCGGCGAGCGAGAAGGCATAATGTGACTTACCCGATCCTGGTAGTCCTCGGAGTATAAAAGCTTGCTTCATTCTTTTTATATATCGTTTTGAATTTAAACCACAGTCTATAGTTTGCCATAAAAATACGAGATAACCTATTCACACAGCGTCAAATTGTTCAACAAATCGCCTAAAATGAAATGTAATTTCTACTCAGTCTCTAGATCGTGCGTTTGTTTCCAACAATTTTACATTGAAACGAAAAAGCTGGTTTTTTTATTTGTATTTCGATTGTAAGATACGACACTCGCATCAACATTTATGATGCACGTATAGAATATTTATTGGTAACTAAAATCATTGGAGTGAAAATGAGTCACATAGCGATAACGGAGCTATTAAAGGGCACCGTTGCGGTTGACAGCCAAGTCACAGTTAAGGGCTGGATCCGTACACGACGCGATTCAAAAGCAGGTATTTCTTTTTTAGCCGTTCATGACGGTTCTTGTTTTGATCCTATTCAAGCTGTAGTGCCAAATTCACTCAATAATTATGAAGAAATAACTCGTTTAACAGCGAGCTGCTCTGTTTCAGTCACCGGTAAACTTGTCGCGTCTGAAGGTGCTGGTCAATCATTCGAAATCCAAGCAGAATCGGTTGAAGTGTTAGGCTGGGTTGAAAATCCAGACACATACCCAATGGCAGCTAAGCGTCATTCGATTGAATATTTACGTGAACACGCTCACCTACGCCCTCGTACGAACGTTATTGGTGCCGTTACTCGCGTACGTAACTGTCTTGCACAAGCTATTCACCGTTTCTATCACGAGCGTGGATATGTTTGGATTAGCACGCCTATCGTAACCGCAAGCGACTGTGAAGGCGCTGGTGAAATGTTTCGTGTTTCTACATTAGACATGAACAACCTACCACGCACAGAAAAAGGTGATGTAGATTACAGTGAGGATTTCTTTGGCAAAGAAGCTTTCCTAACGGTGTCAGGTCAGCTAAACGGTGAAACGTACGCAAGCGCGATGTCAAAAATCTACACTTTTGGTCCCACATTCCGTGCAGAAAACTCAAATACTTCGCGTCACCTAGCAGAATTCTGGATGGTTGAGCCAGAGGTTGCGTTTGCAGACCTAAATGATATCGCAAAACTTGCAGAAGACATGCTTAAATATGTGTTTAAAGCAGTGCTTACAGAACGTCCTGATGATATGGCTTTCTTTGCAGAGCGTATTGAGCCAACAGCGGTAACTCGTCTTGAGTCTTTCATCGATAAAGATTTTGCGCAAGTTGACTACACTGATGCCATTACGATTCTTCAAAATTGTGGTAAGCAATTTGAATTCCCTGTTGAATGGGGTGTTGATCTTCAATCTGAACACGAAAGATATTTGGCTGAAGTCCATTTTGAAGCGCCTGTAGTTATTAAAAATTACCCTCGCGATATTAAAGCGTTCTACATGCGCCAAAATGAAGATGGCAAAACGGTTGCTGCAATGGACGTGGTGGCACCAGGTATTGGTGAAATCATAGGTGGTTCACAACGTGAAGAACGTTTGGATGTGCTTGACGCTCGTTTAGACGAAATGGGCCTCAACAAAGAAGATTACTGGTGGTA is part of the Pseudoalteromonas xiamenensis genome and encodes:
- the asnS gene encoding asparagine--tRNA ligase — protein: MSHIAITELLKGTVAVDSQVTVKGWIRTRRDSKAGISFLAVHDGSCFDPIQAVVPNSLNNYEEITRLTASCSVSVTGKLVASEGAGQSFEIQAESVEVLGWVENPDTYPMAAKRHSIEYLREHAHLRPRTNVIGAVTRVRNCLAQAIHRFYHERGYVWISTPIVTASDCEGAGEMFRVSTLDMNNLPRTEKGDVDYSEDFFGKEAFLTVSGQLNGETYASAMSKIYTFGPTFRAENSNTSRHLAEFWMVEPEVAFADLNDIAKLAEDMLKYVFKAVLTERPDDMAFFAERIEPTAVTRLESFIDKDFAQVDYTDAITILQNCGKQFEFPVEWGVDLQSEHERYLAEVHFEAPVVIKNYPRDIKAFYMRQNEDGKTVAAMDVVAPGIGEIIGGSQREERLDVLDARLDEMGLNKEDYWWYRDLRRYGTVPHSGFGLGFERLVAYVTGMGNVRDVIAFPRTKGSATF